The following are encoded in a window of Paenibacillaceae bacterium GAS479 genomic DNA:
- a CDS encoding Endonuclease IV — MLKIGSHVSFSDKGLVTATQEAISYGSSSFMIYTGAPQNTRRKPIDSLYIEEGKQLMESAGIGEIVVHAPYIINLGSYKEDTFELAVRFLQEEIRRTHAIGVRNIVLHPGAYTDKDAEFGINRIAEGLNEVLSGVEETDVNIALETMAGKGTEIGRSFEELAAIMDKVHNNNRLTVCLDTCHMHDAGYDLAGDLDGVLEQFDRIVGLDKAAVVHVNDTKNPVGAHKDRHTPIGSGWLGYDAIHAIVHHEALAGRPFILETPWIGKDPKKQRPMYEAEIALLRGDGMERFGERFYDQLEKLHDFFGKQEIDRRTYVLSVWDTIKSDAKARKADPREPMERLYDLVREAGEFPDTAEEELNQLITYWFAGKKVLVNAR; from the coding sequence ATGCTTAAAATCGGCTCTCACGTATCCTTCAGCGATAAGGGGCTTGTTACAGCAACGCAGGAGGCCATCTCGTACGGCTCCAGCTCATTCATGATTTATACCGGTGCGCCGCAGAATACGAGGCGTAAACCGATTGATTCTCTATATATTGAAGAAGGCAAGCAGCTTATGGAAAGTGCGGGCATCGGTGAAATTGTCGTGCATGCGCCTTACATTATCAATCTTGGCTCCTACAAGGAAGATACGTTTGAGCTTGCTGTTCGCTTTTTGCAGGAGGAGATCCGCCGTACACATGCGATCGGAGTCCGCAACATCGTGCTCCATCCAGGTGCTTATACCGATAAGGATGCAGAATTCGGCATTAACCGGATTGCTGAGGGCTTGAACGAGGTGCTTTCCGGCGTGGAAGAGACCGATGTTAACATCGCGCTCGAGACGATGGCCGGAAAAGGGACCGAAATCGGTCGTTCGTTCGAGGAGCTTGCAGCAATTATGGACAAGGTTCATAACAATAACCGCCTAACGGTATGTTTGGACACTTGCCATATGCATGATGCAGGTTATGATCTCGCTGGCGACTTAGACGGCGTATTGGAACAGTTCGACCGCATTGTCGGATTGGACAAGGCTGCAGTCGTCCACGTTAACGATACTAAAAATCCTGTCGGCGCCCATAAGGATCGTCATACTCCGATCGGATCGGGCTGGCTCGGTTATGATGCCATCCACGCCATCGTCCATCACGAAGCGCTTGCTGGGCGCCCGTTCATTCTTGAAACACCATGGATTGGCAAGGACCCTAAAAAGCAGCGCCCAATGTATGAGGCAGAAATTGCCTTGCTGCGCGGCGACGGCATGGAGCGTTTCGGGGAGCGTTTTTACGATCAGCTGGAGAAGTTGCATGACTTCTTTGGTAAACAAGAGATCGACCGTCGCACCTATGTGTTATCCGTGTGGGACACGATCAAAAGCGACGCCAAAGCCCGCAAGGCTGACCCGCGCGAGCCGATGGAGCGTCTTTATGATCTTGTACGTGAAGCCGGGGAGTTCCCGGATACGGCGGAGGAAGAGCTCAATCAACTTATTACTTATTGGTTTGCTGGCAAGAAGGTATTGGTCAACGCCCGATAA
- a CDS encoding FHA domain-containing protein produces MRQFQVDFEWNREHELILSRDGGLARSELEEVELAMLEEVSVGGLLPMEWEDTNGQVRLRYRLTGKRMLKQLVEGLQEPEDLYLLLYGIVSSVEECRSCLLVADNLLLDESYIFVGEAWNDLGLVYVPLCAETIPELPLRARLLALAAICAGSTRRIDADLPTVLKEIGDEKIPLSRLKNRLLSLSAATSERQGQKVAEEIREMAQPFVNYSLDVRKRDEQRQLEGMGAANALVRKHLPEENGHGEYVNARGGMPGIRSSDELFPLRYSDQGDCTQVEEISGKKPLNRGVLTLVTVVGAAVPWKLLYLDNPTRSNITICSGIVVLAFVLILYIWRRRDEHVLVAEGHEGEQAAGSGSMFEPDSGPLAFKQEPRWRPTNFQGQLATEGGARAGWSIFSNNESPAGHRVHKSHEFNESHSSNLPYESQAPKASQAPKASYSSQVSQPVRSSSLYSEKAAPASERTVLLEGKPSELGSIEKSTRLIRSRDGSIESYDLPSGICNIGRSSDSAQWVDSSHGISRLHIELDCRPNGCHAKDLGSRNGSLLNGQVMIPYKSYKLENGDVLQLAGTKGYTYALQTGD; encoded by the coding sequence ATGCGTCAATTTCAGGTTGATTTTGAGTGGAATCGTGAGCATGAGCTTATTCTGTCACGCGACGGGGGGCTGGCCAGAAGCGAGCTGGAAGAAGTGGAGCTGGCAATGCTGGAGGAGGTTTCAGTAGGTGGTCTTCTGCCTATGGAATGGGAGGATACTAACGGCCAAGTTCGCTTGCGTTACCGGCTTACTGGCAAAAGAATGCTGAAGCAGCTCGTGGAAGGATTACAGGAGCCAGAGGATCTTTATCTTCTGCTTTATGGCATTGTTTCGTCGGTAGAAGAATGTCGCTCCTGTTTACTGGTAGCCGACAATTTGCTGTTGGATGAGTCGTATATCTTTGTAGGTGAAGCATGGAACGATTTGGGGTTAGTGTACGTTCCTTTGTGCGCAGAGACGATTCCGGAGTTGCCCCTACGTGCGAGACTGCTTGCTTTAGCTGCGATTTGTGCGGGATCGACGCGCCGCATTGATGCAGATCTTCCGACTGTTCTGAAGGAGATCGGGGACGAGAAGATCCCACTTTCCCGTCTCAAAAATAGGCTGTTATCTTTATCGGCAGCCACGTCAGAGCGCCAAGGACAAAAAGTCGCAGAAGAGATCCGCGAGATGGCTCAACCATTCGTTAATTACTCCCTAGATGTTAGGAAGAGGGATGAGCAACGCCAGCTAGAGGGGATGGGAGCAGCCAATGCGCTAGTACGTAAACATCTGCCGGAGGAGAATGGTCACGGCGAGTACGTAAATGCTCGAGGTGGCATGCCCGGAATTCGCTCTTCAGATGAGCTATTTCCACTCCGTTATTCCGACCAAGGAGATTGTACGCAAGTGGAAGAGATAAGCGGAAAAAAACCGCTGAACCGCGGGGTGCTGACATTGGTAACTGTGGTTGGAGCTGCTGTTCCATGGAAGCTGCTTTATTTGGACAATCCTACGCGCTCGAACATAACTATATGCTCCGGGATTGTTGTATTGGCCTTTGTATTAATCCTATATATTTGGCGAAGAAGAGATGAACATGTACTGGTGGCAGAGGGTCACGAGGGGGAACAAGCTGCTGGGTCAGGTTCGATGTTCGAGCCTGATTCAGGACCACTCGCATTCAAGCAGGAGCCGCGTTGGCGACCGACAAATTTTCAGGGGCAGCTTGCAACAGAAGGTGGGGCTAGAGCGGGTTGGAGCATTTTTTCTAACAATGAATCGCCAGCTGGCCATAGAGTTCATAAATCCCATGAATTCAACGAATCCCACTCGTCCAACTTGCCCTACGAATCCCAAGCACCAAAAGCATCCCAAGCACCAAAAGCATCCTATTCATCCCAAGTATCCCAGCCTGTTCGATCGAGCTCATTATACTCCGAAAAGGCGGCTCCAGCTTCGGAACGCACGGTGTTGCTGGAAGGAAAGCCTTCTGAGCTCGGCAGCATCGAGAAGAGCACTCGCCTTATTCGCTCCCGCGATGGCAGTATAGAAAGCTATGATCTTCCCTCAGGTATATGCAACATTGGTCGTTCATCAGACTCGGCGCAATGGGTAGATTCCTCACATGGTATATCCCGGTTGCATATCGAGCTTGATTGCAGGCCAAATGGCTGTCATGCCAAGGATCTCGGATCAAGAAATGGCTCGTTGCTAAACGGCCAAGTCATGATCCCGTACAAAAGCTACAAGCTGGAGAACGGGGATGTTCTCCAGCTTGCTGGTACTAAAGGGTATACGTATGCATTACAGACAGGAGATTAA
- a CDS encoding prepilin peptidase CpaA, which yields MKGGKQVTSLIWAGTALLLGTAFWSDVRTMRIPNKLTGGFFVAGLLIHVSIGGLSGLGKAALGAAAGFIPLLLLYFLRGIGAGDVKLFGAIGAWAGAASVLELLLYSMLLGGIGGGIYLLAVKLRRRISSNFDRYNDNSMSQRTVRFPFMIAVMPAAIAMQLLG from the coding sequence ATGAAAGGGGGGAAGCAAGTGACAAGCTTGATTTGGGCCGGGACCGCCTTGCTCCTTGGAACGGCATTCTGGAGCGATGTGCGCACGATGCGTATTCCGAATAAGCTTACAGGTGGCTTTTTTGTCGCAGGACTGCTGATACATGTTTCTATAGGAGGTTTAAGTGGCTTAGGGAAAGCTGCTCTGGGAGCGGCTGCCGGGTTTATTCCACTCTTGCTGCTCTATTTTCTCCGAGGTATCGGAGCTGGTGATGTGAAGCTGTTCGGTGCGATTGGGGCATGGGCAGGAGCTGCCTCTGTCCTTGAGCTGCTGCTTTATTCCATGCTTTTGGGAGGAATCGGAGGCGGTATTTATTTGCTGGCTGTTAAGCTGCGCCGTCGAATCAGCTCTAATTTCGATCGATATAACGATAACTCTATGTCTCAGCGAACAGTTCGTTTTCCTTTTATGATAGCTGTAATGCCTGCGGCAATCGCAATGCAGCTGTTGGGATAG
- a CDS encoding hypothetical protein (manually curated) — protein sequence MNRAGNGWWRRFAADNRGNHTLEAVSVFPLLMTTTLLWLIAVLIIFQGGVAQSGAARASEAAVLHWDNSKRGASGLPAAGADDGLYWRLAEDNMLQSLLQLGAHEGGQRASVTVALPVGGNGAATDSLAASKLYRAASRLSSQLRGEMMYKRGVLNRQAETRLRLPIGIPSRSGKSGVVRASAIVTDPVEFIRSVDLVRYYTAKFQASRDMKAASAGRALTDYAAGRP from the coding sequence TTGAATAGGGCGGGCAACGGGTGGTGGCGTCGATTCGCGGCCGATAATCGGGGAAACCACACGCTGGAGGCAGTGTCGGTGTTCCCACTATTGATGACTACAACCTTGCTTTGGCTTATAGCTGTTCTAATCATCTTTCAGGGCGGTGTTGCCCAGAGTGGAGCCGCCCGGGCCTCTGAAGCAGCTGTTCTGCACTGGGACAACAGCAAGCGAGGGGCTTCCGGCCTGCCTGCCGCAGGAGCAGATGACGGATTGTACTGGAGGCTCGCAGAGGATAACATGCTGCAGAGCTTGCTACAGCTTGGGGCCCATGAGGGCGGGCAACGGGCATCAGTCACTGTAGCGCTACCTGTAGGAGGGAATGGAGCAGCGACGGATTCGCTTGCAGCGAGCAAGTTGTATAGGGCTGCGAGCCGATTATCCTCGCAGCTACGCGGCGAAATGATGTATAAGCGCGGAGTGTTGAACCGGCAAGCTGAGACTCGTTTGCGGCTCCCGATTGGAATTCCATCCAGGAGCGGCAAGTCGGGAGTGGTCAGGGCATCCGCGATTGTAACAGACCCGGTAGAGTTTATACGGAGTGTAGATTTGGTGCGATATTACACGGCTAAATTCCAGGCATCCCGAGATATGAAGGCTGCATCGGCTGGGAGGGCGTTGACAGACTATGCAGCGGGCCGCCCTTAA
- a CDS encoding Putative Flagellin, Flp1-like, domain codes for MNQLFMWSLEARKGLRRFSKSEEGLGTLEIILIIAVIIIIALLFKDWIIGLVNNLMGKADDQANTIFE; via the coding sequence ATGAATCAATTGTTTATGTGGAGTCTTGAAGCCCGAAAGGGGCTGCGCCGTTTCTCCAAGTCTGAGGAAGGTCTCGGTACACTGGAAATCATTTTGATTATCGCAGTTATTATTATTATTGCCTTGTTGTTCAAGGATTGGATCATTGGTCTGGTCAATAACCTGATGGGTAAAGCAGATGATCAGGCGAACACGATTTTTGAATAG
- a CDS encoding type II secretion system protein F (GspF), producing MGLVLASAVMGLIWLALVSASSGWKAVLRELVSAGSTSGRRKFGRRLGAEAIVLLLETRGMPQVLDDRLATLHALMRPLKGEQWTVRDTRLFAASATGYGYLAAAAGLLLAGAAGEPNIAWLGFVCGLLLTIGRLREVHKQARRRKQELLLALPDLLGKLTLLIGAGETVHRALAHCADRPPGHGRESLLHGELVKAVQAMSNGQSFSAAIEAFSRRCAVQEVSVFTTVLLLNYRRGGDQLSLSLREISLPLWDKRRSAARTRGEEASSKLVFPLTGIFFILMVLVGAPAMLLMNG from the coding sequence ATGGGACTGGTATTGGCTTCAGCCGTTATGGGGTTGATTTGGTTGGCTCTTGTTTCCGCTTCCTCAGGTTGGAAAGCTGTGTTGCGAGAGCTTGTTAGTGCAGGCAGCACAAGCGGCAGGCGGAAGTTCGGAAGGAGGCTTGGAGCGGAAGCTATCGTTTTGCTGTTGGAAACTCGCGGCATGCCGCAGGTTTTGGACGACAGGCTTGCCACATTGCATGCGCTCATGAGACCTCTTAAGGGTGAGCAGTGGACTGTAAGGGATACAAGGTTATTTGCAGCTAGTGCAACTGGATACGGCTATTTGGCAGCAGCGGCAGGTTTGCTTTTGGCAGGGGCAGCAGGAGAGCCCAATATTGCTTGGTTAGGTTTTGTCTGTGGTCTGTTGCTCACTATTGGACGTCTCCGAGAGGTACACAAACAGGCTCGCAGACGCAAGCAGGAGTTGCTGCTCGCTCTGCCGGATTTGCTGGGCAAGCTGACACTGCTGATTGGCGCTGGTGAGACTGTGCATCGGGCTTTGGCTCATTGCGCGGACAGGCCTCCTGGACACGGGAGGGAAAGTCTCTTGCATGGCGAGCTTGTGAAAGCTGTACAGGCGATGTCTAATGGACAGTCTTTTAGCGCAGCTATAGAGGCTTTCAGCAGGCGCTGCGCCGTGCAGGAAGTATCGGTATTCACAACAGTGCTGCTTCTTAATTATCGGCGAGGAGGCGACCAGCTGTCTCTTTCGTTGCGAGAAATTTCGTTGCCGCTTTGGGACAAACGAAGAAGTGCGGCGCGCACGCGCGGGGAGGAAGCTTCCTCTAAGCTAGTTTTTCCGCTTACCGGAATCTTTTTTATCTTAATGGTGCTGGTGGGAGCTCCCGCCATGCTCTTGATGAACGGCTGA
- a CDS encoding tight adherence protein B, with protein sequence MRMMESRLSRLGWPIRRKNGLSAIRNGTDYSEFELTRVMFLLAFAAGGLILFAGFYLFYLNVPVALLASMLGVWTPALYRDYARRRRQDRLRLHFKEMLFSLSSSLAAGRSVENALFASLDDLKLMYPGSHTDLMEELERIRSRYANGETLESGLIDFASRSGVDEIWQFSDVFTTCKRTGGDLVEIIRRTSQIIGERIEVNQEIEVLIARKKLESLIMLAVPFVFLAFLHVAAPDYMAPLYTGVLGYLLLTVAVILFGLCGWLMLRIMDIRL encoded by the coding sequence TTGCGAATGATGGAGTCGCGGCTCTCCAGGCTAGGATGGCCGATCCGGCGGAAGAACGGATTATCCGCTATTAGAAACGGGACGGATTATAGCGAGTTTGAACTGACTCGGGTGATGTTTCTGCTCGCTTTTGCAGCAGGCGGACTCATTTTGTTTGCTGGATTCTATCTTTTTTACTTGAATGTGCCGGTAGCTCTGCTTGCGTCCATGCTAGGGGTTTGGACTCCGGCTCTTTATCGGGATTACGCCAGAAGGCGGAGACAGGACAGGCTCAGGCTGCATTTCAAGGAGATGTTATTTTCTCTCTCTTCTTCGCTTGCTGCCGGACGCTCTGTTGAAAATGCACTCTTCGCATCACTTGACGATTTGAAGCTGATGTACCCCGGATCGCATACGGATCTGATGGAGGAGCTGGAAAGAATCCGCAGTCGTTACGCTAACGGGGAGACGTTGGAATCAGGGTTAATCGATTTTGCTTCACGCTCCGGAGTAGATGAAATTTGGCAGTTTTCGGACGTATTTACCACTTGCAAACGGACCGGGGGTGATCTGGTCGAAATCATCCGCCGAACCTCGCAAATAATTGGAGAGCGGATCGAGGTCAATCAGGAGATCGAGGTTCTGATCGCACGCAAAAAGCTCGAATCTCTAATCATGCTGGCGGTTCCTTTTGTATTTTTGGCTTTCTTGCATGTGGCAGCACCAGATTATATGGCGCCACTTTATACCGGGGTACTGGGCTATTTGCTGCTTACTGTGGCTGTTATCCTGTTCGGATTATGCGGCTGGCTAATGCTGCGGATTATGGACATTAGACTGTGA
- a CDS encoding pilus assembly protein CpaF, with protein sequence MSTGTDLTTPDDEVAARLREQIRRSINLGGEISDEELLTAVESGVDGWSGSRQLTSSGRLRLVRQLYHSFRGLDVLQPLLEDDSITEIMINGHERLFVERAGRIEPLQDRFESRDRLEDLIQAIVAGVNRAVNESSPIVDARLADGSRVHIVLPPASLSGPIVTIRKFPKRPLLMEQLIAIGCLTEEASAFLGDLVKAGYNIFISGGTGSGKTTFLNALSRSIPADERVVTIEDSAELQLNVPNLVRLETRNANTEGKGELPMRQLIRASLRMRPNRIIVGEVRGAEAADMLAAMNTGHDGSMSSGHSNSAKDMLSRLETMVLGAADIPIAAIRQQISSAVDIIVHLSRMRDHSRKVLEISQLTGISGGEIGLEPLFVFGEEGGGRGSLKRTGAQLQRQDKWLRVGNAQFWGGESLCE encoded by the coding sequence ATGAGCACCGGCACTGATCTGACCACACCGGATGACGAAGTCGCAGCGCGACTACGAGAACAGATTAGACGGTCCATTAATCTCGGTGGCGAAATTAGTGATGAGGAGCTACTGACAGCGGTGGAGTCGGGGGTGGACGGCTGGTCGGGCAGTCGGCAGTTGACTTCCTCAGGCAGGCTTCGGCTCGTTCGTCAGCTATACCATTCTTTCCGCGGACTTGACGTGTTGCAGCCTTTGCTTGAGGATGACTCCATTACGGAGATAATGATCAACGGGCATGAGCGTCTGTTCGTCGAGCGAGCGGGCCGAATTGAACCGTTGCAGGATCGGTTCGAGAGCAGGGACAGGCTTGAAGATCTGATTCAAGCTATCGTTGCTGGTGTGAATCGGGCGGTTAATGAGTCCTCTCCTATCGTTGATGCCAGACTTGCAGACGGTTCACGTGTTCATATCGTACTGCCTCCAGCATCCTTGTCGGGTCCGATCGTCACTATCCGCAAGTTTCCGAAGCGGCCGCTGTTGATGGAACAGCTGATTGCTATCGGCTGCCTCACGGAAGAGGCTTCTGCCTTTTTGGGGGACTTGGTCAAAGCGGGTTATAACATTTTTATAAGCGGTGGTACGGGTAGTGGCAAAACAACCTTCCTGAACGCTCTTTCACGCTCCATTCCTGCGGATGAAAGGGTCGTCACAATTGAGGATTCCGCCGAGCTCCAACTGAATGTTCCAAATCTTGTTCGGCTTGAAACGCGCAACGCCAATACTGAGGGCAAGGGCGAGCTGCCGATGCGTCAACTGATTCGAGCTTCTCTGCGGATGAGGCCTAACCGAATTATCGTCGGTGAGGTAAGGGGAGCTGAGGCGGCAGATATGCTCGCGGCGATGAATACCGGCCATGATGGAAGCATGAGCTCCGGACATAGCAACAGCGCCAAAGATATGCTTAGCCGCTTGGAGACGATGGTGCTTGGAGCGGCTGATATTCCGATCGCTGCCATTCGCCAACAGATCAGCTCCGCGGTTGATATTATCGTGCATTTGTCGCGAATGCGGGATCATTCACGCAAGGTATTGGAAATATCCCAGCTCACTGGCATTAGCGGAGGAGAGATCGGGCTGGAGCCGCTTTTTGTCTTTGGAGAGGAAGGTGGGGGACGTGGGTCGCTAAAGCGGACCGGGGCCCAGCTTCAAAGGCAGGATAAATGGCTCCGTGTCGGCAATGCGCAGTTTTGGGGAGGTGAAAGCCTTTGCGAATGA
- a CDS encoding Cellulose biosynthesis protein BcsQ: MARLELVVAAREGEYVRRLSEYVRESPFGQRWRITSCTSGDSLRQYLKGGYPVHLLLAQPVLLMEAGELPSDMTAIALVRRKGEGDGLPELLQYQPLPELLACIEALHAGKPDRLRLHDSGTAILAVYDPVGGAGKTTCSLWLARLAGERGKRTLYLNLERYNTSELQLQERDASSQEEGLEALLYALKAGKPDLGEQIVRLRRYSRIMKTDYFGEAPGPEERTAMTGEDADLLLQALAGCGMYDLIIADLDSLLDEATVAVWSRSDAVCWLSEASPSSMKKSRLALKEAKRRYPKAVEAVKGRIVHVRSHCRQSEVFQTVGEWRSVSESVLHRTKEAQDQDLTHNEEPLSYAFHLPHAGALIQASDAPTAYIRAIGDMLERLEKGISSGGQG, from the coding sequence ATGGCTAGGCTGGAGCTGGTAGTAGCAGCTAGGGAGGGAGAATATGTGCGCCGGCTTTCGGAATACGTGCGGGAATCGCCATTTGGACAGCGTTGGCGAATTACTTCATGTACAAGCGGAGATTCGCTTCGCCAATACTTGAAAGGGGGTTATCCGGTTCATCTATTGCTTGCTCAGCCAGTGCTGCTGATGGAAGCGGGGGAATTACCGAGCGATATGACTGCAATCGCTCTTGTCAGGCGCAAGGGAGAGGGAGATGGCTTGCCGGAGCTGCTTCAATATCAGCCTCTTCCTGAGCTGCTTGCCTGTATTGAGGCATTACATGCTGGCAAACCTGACAGATTACGACTTCATGATAGTGGAACTGCAATCTTAGCGGTCTACGATCCTGTCGGTGGAGCTGGCAAAACGACCTGCTCATTGTGGCTTGCTCGTTTGGCAGGAGAGAGGGGAAAGAGAACACTATACCTGAATCTTGAGCGCTACAATACCTCAGAGCTGCAACTGCAGGAACGTGATGCATCATCCCAAGAGGAAGGGCTTGAAGCGTTACTTTATGCGCTCAAGGCGGGTAAGCCCGATCTCGGCGAACAGATTGTCCGCCTCAGACGATACAGCCGCATAATGAAGACGGATTATTTTGGCGAGGCGCCTGGGCCCGAAGAACGAACTGCTATGACTGGTGAAGATGCTGATCTGTTGTTGCAGGCTTTAGCAGGATGCGGCATGTATGATCTGATCATTGCTGATCTGGATAGTTTGCTTGATGAAGCAACGGTAGCGGTCTGGTCGCGGAGCGATGCCGTTTGCTGGTTGTCGGAAGCTTCGCCTTCATCGATGAAAAAGTCTCGATTGGCGCTGAAAGAAGCCAAAAGAAGATACCCAAAGGCGGTGGAAGCAGTGAAAGGGAGGATTGTCCATGTACGGAGCCATTGCAGGCAATCAGAAGTTTTTCAAACTGTAGGGGAATGGCGATCGGTCTCTGAATCTGTGTTACATCGGACCAAAGAAGCGCAGGACCAGGACCTCACACATAATGAAGAGCCGCTATCTTATGCCTTTCATCTCCCACATGCGGGTGCACTTATCCAAGCATCTGACGCGCCTACTGCTTATATCCGTGCAATTGGAGACATGCTCGAGAGGTTAGAGAAGGGTATTTCTTCTGGAGGACAGGGATGA
- a CDS encoding transaldolase has translation MKFFLDTANVEEIKRITKLGLVDGVTTNPTLVAKEGRNFKEVVQEICSIVSGPVSAEVTGTTSEEMLKEALEIAEWAPNVVIKVPLTEDGLYATHALSQKGIKTNVTLVFSAAQGLMAAKAGATFISPFVGRLDDIGMTGMDLVRDLSTIIRNYGFSTEIIVASVRNLEHVKEAALAGAHIATIPGSLLPSLWKHPLTDIGIERFTSDWNKMQETLAKG, from the coding sequence ATGAAATTTTTCTTGGATACAGCCAATGTGGAAGAAATCAAACGAATTACCAAGCTTGGCCTGGTAGATGGTGTCACCACAAATCCGACGCTCGTCGCAAAAGAGGGACGAAATTTCAAGGAAGTCGTGCAAGAGATTTGCAGCATTGTTTCTGGTCCTGTCAGTGCAGAGGTAACTGGGACAACGAGCGAGGAAATGCTCAAGGAAGCTCTGGAAATCGCGGAATGGGCTCCTAATGTAGTCATTAAGGTACCCCTTACCGAGGATGGTCTTTACGCGACTCATGCGCTTTCCCAAAAAGGAATCAAGACGAATGTCACGCTTGTTTTCTCCGCCGCGCAGGGACTTATGGCTGCCAAGGCGGGAGCAACATTCATCAGCCCGTTTGTTGGACGTCTAGATGATATAGGCATGACCGGCATGGATCTGGTACGCGATCTGTCTACGATTATTCGTAATTATGGATTTTCTACGGAAATCATTGTGGCCAGCGTCCGTAACCTGGAGCATGTGAAGGAAGCTGCGCTCGCAGGAGCTCATATTGCGACAATCCCAGGCTCATTACTCCCATCGCTTTGGAAACATCCACTTACCGATATTGGTATTGAGCGCTTCACAAGCGATTGGAATAAAATGCAGGAAACGCTGGCTAAAGGTTGA